One window of the Zea mays cultivar B73 chromosome 3, Zm-B73-REFERENCE-NAM-5.0, whole genome shotgun sequence genome contains the following:
- the LOC103651551 gene encoding uncharacterized protein isoform X2 yields MAARILMVRSFSLIHGGKNLDDKETEEHDLLPPSGDVDVHDEFKGIGVVLDETCKSAVPSVADPIMNPEGGEEEKAIQSPDAEESVTADSNFAQQEEEEEEDIKKDGDDKVGALIGALCSFGVAAATACVFLIGGRLHHHHTQHNNIQLQFFGDDKRIQQVVRQTSRLNQKAMSFAMGAGASRHFGRPRVKRSKKH; encoded by the exons ATGGCGGCAAGAATCTTGATGGTAAGGAGCTTCTCCCTGATCCATGGCGGCAAGAATCTTGATG ATAAAGAAACAGAGGAGCATGATCTGCTGCCCCCGTCAGGAGACGTTGACGTGCACGACGAGTTCAAGGGCATCGGCGTCGTGCTGGATGAGACCTGCAAATCCGCCGTGCCTAGTGTTGCCGATCCGATAATGAATCCTGAGGGTGGCGAGGAAGAGAAGGCGATCCAGAGCCCTGATGCCGAGGAGTCCGTCACCGCCGACAGCAACtttgctcaacaggaggaggaggaggaagaagatatcAAGAAGGACGGCGACGATAAGGTTGGAGCCCTGATCGGCGCGCTGTGCTCGTTTGGGGTCGCAGCCGCCACCGCCTGCGTCTTTCTCATCGGCGGCAGGCTGCATCATCACCACACGCAGCACAACAATATTCAGCTGCAGTTCTTCGGCGATGATAAG AGGATCCAGCAAGTTGTGCGCCAGACGTCAAGGCTGAACCAGAAGGCCATGTCGTTTGCGATGGGGGCAGGAGCGTCACGGCATTTTGGAAGGCCACGTGTAAAACGTAGCAAAAAACATTAG
- the LOC103651551 gene encoding uncharacterized protein isoform X1, which produces MDASQDVWDWEVVLPDHRSFSLSHGGKNLDDKETEEHDLLPPSGDVDVHDEFKGIGVVLDETCKSAVPSVADPIMNPEGGEEEKAIQSPDAEESVTADSNFAQQEEEEEEDIKKDGDDKVGALIGALCSFGVAAATACVFLIGGRLHHHHTQHNNIQLQFFGDDKRIQQVVRQTSRLNQKAMSFAMGAGASRHFGRPRVKRSKKH; this is translated from the exons ATGGATGCAAGCCAGGATGTGTGGGACTGGGAGGTGGTCCTGCCAGACCACAGGAGCTTCTCCCTGAGCCATGGCGGCAAGAATCTTGATG ATAAAGAAACAGAGGAGCATGATCTGCTGCCCCCGTCAGGAGACGTTGACGTGCACGACGAGTTCAAGGGCATCGGCGTCGTGCTGGATGAGACCTGCAAATCCGCCGTGCCTAGTGTTGCCGATCCGATAATGAATCCTGAGGGTGGCGAGGAAGAGAAGGCGATCCAGAGCCCTGATGCCGAGGAGTCCGTCACCGCCGACAGCAACtttgctcaacaggaggaggaggaggaagaagatatcAAGAAGGACGGCGACGATAAGGTTGGAGCCCTGATCGGCGCGCTGTGCTCGTTTGGGGTCGCAGCCGCCACCGCCTGCGTCTTTCTCATCGGCGGCAGGCTGCATCATCACCACACGCAGCACAACAATATTCAGCTGCAGTTCTTCGGCGATGATAAG AGGATCCAGCAAGTTGTGCGCCAGACGTCAAGGCTGAACCAGAAGGCCATGTCGTTTGCGATGGGGGCAGGAGCGTCACGGCATTTTGGAAGGCCACGTGTAAAACGTAGCAAAAAACATTAG